A region of Panicum virgatum strain AP13 chromosome 8N, P.virgatum_v5, whole genome shotgun sequence DNA encodes the following proteins:
- the LOC120686333 gene encoding caldesmon-like, with the protein MALSSSRPHHLLRPLLRGFHASAQALARAEPHEFSKPSGYLGSWEPAGEPREAWAQLDRLRKGYARDVRQLRREYAYEVQLMEAERQRKAEARAEAARVANEERKAAKAAAAQTRAAERRAFEEDFRQALMKERAEKLESWRKKEKLREQKKAEQKELLRKKSSVWLSENKLEDQILDAIRNTTPL; encoded by the exons atggcgctcTCCTCCTCCCGGCCGCACCACCTCCTGCGCCCGCTCCTCCGCGGCTTCCACGCCTCCGCGCAGGCCCTGGCGCGCGCGGAGCCGCACGAGTTCTCCAAGCCTAGCGGCTACCTGGGCAGCTGGGAGCCCGCGGGGGAGCCCCGTGAGGCGTGGGCGCAGCTGGACCGGCTGCGCAAGGGGTACGCGCGCGACGTGCGGCAGCTGCGGCGGGAGTACGCGTACGAGGTGCAGCTGATGGAGGCCGAGCGGCAGCGGAAGGCCGAGGCGCGCGCCGAGGCCGCCCGCGTCGCCAACGAGGAGCGCAAGGcagccaaggccgccgccgcgcagactCGCGCGGCCGAGCGGCGCGCGTTCGAGGAGGACTTCCGCCAGGCCCTT ATGAAAGAAAGAGCCGAGAAGCTGGAGAGCTGGCGGAAAAAGGAGAAGCTTCgggagcagaagaaggcggAGCAGAAGGAGCTCCTGCGCAAGAAGAGCAGTGTGTGGCTTTCTGAAAATAAACTTGAAGATCAAATACTCGATGCTATCAGGAACACCACTCCTCTATAA